The DNA region GAGAAGAGTAAATTCATCGCCGCCAGTTCGATAAATATTGATTTCATCGTTCTCGCCGGTTGTAGCTAAGAGAGTGGCAAGATAGATTAATGCCTGGTCGCCAGCTTGATGCCCATGAGTATCATTTATTAACTTAAAGTTATCGATATCGATGACGCTTAAACAGAAATTTTGTTGCGAATCTGCTGGGATGGCCTCAAGTCTATTCATTTCTTGGTCAAATGCAAAGCGATTAAAAGCTTGAGTTAAGCCATCAGTGTTTGCTGCCACGTGGACGCTATCAAAAGATTTTGTCACACTGATAATTTTTGTGATAATAAGTGTTGCGGTAGTAAATAGCGAACCATAGACAAGCGTTTGATAGACAAAGTCTATAACTTGACTACTCTGGCCAAAGGTATCAGTGTAGATTGAAAAGAAAAATGATTTTAATATAATAAATAAAGTTAGGAAAATGACATGTTTTTTAAATAGAGAAATTTTCCAAAAGCGCAAACCGTATGAAGCTGAAACAATGATAATAACAAATAAAAAGTATTGTCGTGCAATGGCTGGATCAAGGTCAACTTGTTGTTTAGTCAAGATGAAAGTTGAAAGGGCTTCGAAAGAAATAGTTGTAAAAATTCCAAGTAAAGGCGTTCCGAACATGATAGTCAAATAAATCAAAATATAGCTAGTATCTAGCGAATAATCTTTGCTATATGATGGAATCGTGTTGTAGGCTAATAGAATAGTTGCAACCGCTAATGCGAATGAAGAAACCAGTGTTTCTTTCCAGTCAAAAATATTTTGGACATTTAATTGAGGGGCGAATCGTCGATATTCCGCCCGCTTAAATGATTTTGCTAATGATAAAAAATAGTACGTTAAAACACTTGAAAGAATCAGTGATAGGTTAATAACGTAGGTATTGAAAAAAGTTGGCAAGTGATTAATTAACATAATTCAAGCTCCTAATTAGAATCTTTTGATCCGCGGTATATTCGGTGGATGGCATGGCGTAACTTCGCCCAATCTTGATCTGAGGGGATAGGTTCTATGACGATTGTTTTATTTTTAGGGAAAATATCATTATAAAAATTAGCAATGAAATAATCAAACTGCGAAACAAATTCGATGTCAGCTTCTTCCAAAAACATTGTTGAAGCTGGATAGATAGTTGTTTCAACTTTATTCATAAAATTCTTATTAATCATTTCCACAAGTAATTCAGCATGAGCGTGACCGAGGTCATTAAAAATTAATAAGCTAGCTTTTGGACGTTTATTTTCTAAGAGAGTTGGTAAACTCTGCCATGTGATGATTGTCCAATACGTAACTTTATTATTAAATGTTGTAGACCAAGGAAAGCCAGTTCGATTTTCCCAGTTATGCAAGTTTTTTGCTACAACTTTACAGAAAAAAGGGAAGCTTGATTCCAAAGCTTTGATATTAAATGAGTAGCGATCAAATAAAACAAAATCGCTTTTGGGGTAATCTAAATATTTGTAATTTAAAATAGTTAACGCGTCAACAGTGTGTTTACGGCTAGCTTCATCGATTGGAACCCCTAATCCTATTTCAAGAAGGTTAAGATATTCGTTTATTTCGTTTCCGATAGTTTGATGCTTTTCAGGCTCTAACCAATTTGCTTTTAAAAAATAAATATTATTAATGAAATCATTTAAGAAGTGGTCAATATTATCTAATTGTAAGCTATAAATTAATTCCATAAAACGTTCATTATCGTATAGGCGCTTCATAATATCGCTAGGTAATTTTTTTTGTGGGTCAGCTGAGTAGTAAAATCCTTGTTGGTACCGGATAATTCCAATGGCAATAAGGTGAGAGCACTGTGATAATAAAAATTCATCAGAGTATAGACCGGACATTTTATAGACTTCTTCAGAAAGCTGAACGATTATTTTTTTATCTAAATCATAAGGCCAGTTATGGACGCCGTATGTTTCTGCAAAATAGTGGGTATAAAAATGTCGGACATAGTTTTCGTGGGTTGATTTTAAATAACATGGACGTTGGTTTAGCTCGATTTCATATTCACTAAAAGAGTCTTTCATTTGATTTGCAATCCGATAAATTGAGGAGTCACTAATAAATAACTTTTCTGCCCATTCCTCAATAGGAGTGTTGGCATTAAATAAAATTTTCTCAATGAAATTAAATGTTTCAGATTGTCTCATGACGAGGCTATAGACGTGAGCGATTTGGCTGTTAACAAAAGTATTTAGGCGGACGCCATTTTTTTTTGAAATCTCAATTTGAAAATATTTAGCACCTTGTTCCTTTAAGTAGTTAATATCATTAGAAATTGTTCGCAAAGATGCGTTGTTATGCTCTGCTAACTCATTGGAACTAATCCAGCCAGCTCGTAAGTTTAATTCCTCTAAAATAGCTAAACGTCTTTTAGTAGTAGTGTCAAGTAGATCACGCATCATTTTTCTCCTTTCAGATATTAATATAATTTGTTTTTTTGTACAATAAGTATACCATTTTTCTAATTTAATGTTATTAAATTCCTGAAAATCAAGTGTATTTCTTTAGAATTGGCATTTTTATTAAGATATGATAATCTATTGATAAATCAAAAAACTATTTTATATATAGAGGAGAACGAATATGTCAATTCCAAATTGTCCGCAATGCCAATCAGCTTACGCTTATGAAGATCGTGATTTATTTATCTGTCCAGAGTGTGGAAATGAATGGTCATCTACAAGTGAAGCCGAAGTTGAAGCGGAAACAGTTGTAAAAGATTCAAATGGCAATGTCATTGTTGATGGTGATGCGATTTCTGTTATAAAAGATTTAAAAGTCAAAGGGAGCTCGTCAGCTATTAAAAAGGGAACAAACGTTAAAAATATTCGTTTGATTGATCCGTCAATGAATACTGGTCATGATATTGAATGTAAAATCGATGGTTTCGGTGTGATGAAATTGAAATCTGAATTTGTTAAAAAAATCTAAATAACAACAGAAGAGCTGGACATTGAGTTCAGCTTTTTTTAAAAGGAGAATGTATATGTATGGATTTGGTCCGATGAATATGATGTGGGATAGAACCTATATCTTAATTATTATCGGTATGGTACTTTCGATGTTAGCCTCAGCCTATGTTAGCCGAACATTCAAAAAATATGCCGATGTTAAAACCAAGAAAGGCTATACGGGGGCACAAGTTGCTCAAATGATTTTAGATGTCAATAACATTCAAAATGTTGCGGTACAACCGATTCGTGGCGAGTTGAATGACAACTATAATTCTGCGACAAAAATTTTAAGTTTGTCAGAACCAGTGGCAAATGTGCAATCAGTATCAGCGATTGGCGTTGCGGCTCACGAGTGTGGACACGCTGTTCAAGATGCTGTGGGATATAAACCATTAATTTGGCGTGCTGCTTTAGTACCAATTGCAAACTTTGGTACACAAGTGTCGTTTCCTTTAATCATTGCTGGTTTATTTTTTGGTAAGTTTTTAATTACTGCGGGAATTGTTTGTTTTTCAGCAGCCTTAGTTTTCCAATTAGTTACATTACCAGTTGAATTTAATGCATCAGCACGTGCGTTACGCATATTAAATGAGCAGGAAATTTTAGATCAAGAAGAGATGTCGATGGCTCGCCATGTCTTGTTTGCTGCAGCGCTAACTTATGTTGCAGCAGCTTTTGCGAGCGTTTTACAATTGTTAAGGTTAATTATGATTTACGGCGATCGTCGTAACTAGAGGAGTTTATATGGAACAAACAAGTCAGTTGACTCAACAAGAAAAAGAAAAATACATGGCAGAGGCAATCGCTGAAGCTAAGATTGCAGAGAGTAAAGGTGAAGTGCCGATTGGTGCAGTGATTGTTTACAAAGGTGAGGTCATTGCTCGGGGTCATAATATTCGTGAAACTACCAAGGATGCTACGACTCATGCAGAACTTTTAGCAATTCAAGACGCTTGTAAAAAAGTTGATAATTGGCGTTTGGAAGAGTGTCAGTTGTTTGTAACGTTGGAACCTTGTCCCATGTGTAGTGGCGCCATTATCCTTGGTCGCTTGTCAGAAGTTTATTTTGGGGCTATGGATCCGAAAGCAGGAACTTGTGGCTCACTAATGAATTTGTTAGCAGATGACAGATTTAATCATCAACCTTATTTAGAGTCGGGGATCTTGGAAGCGGAGTGTGGTGAATTGTTGACGCATTTTTTCAAAGAACTGCGTGCGCGAAATAAAAAACGCAAAGCTGATGGGGTAGAATAGGTCATAATTTTAGGGCTAGCATTTCAAACCAAAATACGTTATAATTATTTTGCCGCAAGGCTAGAGCAATGGCTTACTAGCTAATTGGGTCAGGTCCGGAAGGAAGCAGCCCCGTGTTAGTTTAGCCATGTGCTTGATTAAAATAAACGTTCGAAGAGCCACCTGTTATAGGTGGCTCTTTTTATTTTAAATTCAGCTTGAGAGTGGTTTTTTTATGGTGAGTAACGTATAATTATGACTAATGATGTCAATCAAGAGAGGAAGTTAAATCATGAGTTATCAAGCACTTTATCGTGTCTGGCGTTCGCAACGTTTTGATACAATTGTCGGCCAAAAGATGGTCACACAAACTTTAAAAAATGCCATTATCCAAAATAAAACCTCTCATGCCTATTTATTTACCGGACCAAGAGGAACTGGGAAAACAAGTGCAGCGAAAATTTTTGCCAAAGCAATTAACTGTCCCAACAACCAAGAGGGTGAACCGTGTAATGCCTGCGATATTTGTTTAGGAATTACTGAAGGGCGTTTAAACGATGTCATCGAAATTGATGCCGCTAGTAATAATGGTGTCGAAGAGATTCGTGATATTCGTGAGAAGGTAAAATATGCACCAACTCAAGCAACCTATAAAGTTTATATTATCGATGAGGTTCATATGCTTTCAACAGGAGCCTTTAACGCCTTATTAAAAACATTAGAAGAGCCACCTAGTAACGTTATCTTTATTTTAGCGACAACTGAGCCACATAAGATTCCAGCGACAATCATTTCAAGAACACAACGATTTGATTTTAAACGAATTGATACGGCAGATATTGTCGAACACTTAGCACACATCTTAAAAGAGATGGATGTTGCCTACCAAGAACAAAGTCTATATATCATTGCTCGTGCTGCTGAAGGTGGGATGCGTGATGCATTGAGTATCATGGATCAAGCCTTATCATTTGCTGACGGGGAAGTGACTGTAGAAACGGCTCTTCAAGTGACAGGAAGTTTAACCGCTGAGTTAATGGATCAATTGCTAAAGGCTTGTCAAAAGCAAGAAACAGAAACAGCGATTCAATTGCTACATGAAATCACGTCGGAAGGTAAAGAGAGTAGTCGGATTTTAGATAACTTATTATTATATTGTCGTGATTTATTAATGTACCAACAAGCGCCTAATTTATTAGCGAATCAAAATGGTCAGGCAACGGAGATTTTTAAAGAATTAGCAGAGAGTCTGCCAGCAACGACGGTTTACCATTACATTGACATTTTAAGCGAGACGCAAAAAGAAATTCGTTTCACTAACCACCCGGATATTTATTTGGAAGTGGGAATTGTCAAAATGGCGACAGCAAGTACAGCGGTTCCGACTCCACAAGCTGCTCCTCAAAATGGTTCAGTTATGGATGATGCGGTAGTTAAAGAGTTAACAAATCGTGTTGCGCAATTAGAAACGGCTTTAAAAAATGGCGCTGTTCAATCAGCTGACAGCAATCAAGGGACAGCTAAAAAGACTACACCTGCACCAAAGTCAACCTATCGTATTCCAACAGAACGAGTGTACCAAGTGTTAGGCGAAGCAACCCGTAGTCAATTGGTACAAGTTCAAGATGCTTGGGATGAATTGTTACAAATGGTTTCAGTAACACAACGCGCGATGTTGAAAGCTAGTCAACCAGTGGCGGCAAGTTCTAAAGCGATGGTGTTATCGTTTGATTATGAGATTGTCTGTCAACGTGCCAATGAGGACCAAGAGTTACATGCGATTGTCTTAGATAGTCTGCAAAAAATTATTCAGTATCAACCGAATATTGTCTGTATTCCAGGTGATAGTTGGACGACTTTGAGAAATGATTTTATTAATCAACGTACAGCTAATCCAGCTGCAGAAGTTGAAACACCAGAGGAAGCTCCATATGAGGTTCCGGCGGAAGAAGAACAGCAAACAGCTTCAGAAAATGCGATTGTTGATGAGGCCTTAGATCTTTTCGGTGATAGTGTGACTGAAGTTATAAATGATTAATTTAAATTAAAATATGTTAAAATAGGAGTGAAGAATAATGATGCGTGGTATGGGAAATATGCAAGGTATGATGAAACAAGTTCAAAAAATGCAAAAAGAAATGATGGCTGCACAAGAAAATTTGAATGCTCAAGAATTTATGGGGGCAGCAATAAATGATTTAGTAGTTGTGACATTTACAGGAGATCGTAAAATGGTTGATTTAACTATCAAACCAGAAGTGATTGATCCAGAAGATCCAGAAATGTTACAAGACTTAGTTTTAACTGCAGTTAATGATGCCTTAGTTAAAATTGAAAAAGAAACTGAACAAAAAATGGGTAAATACGCACAAGGTATGCCTGGATTCTAAAACTTAACAGGAAGGAAACTTCCTGTTTTTTTCAAAAATAAGGGAGGGGGCGGAGTATGCATTATCCAACACCAATAGCGAAGTTAATAGAAAGTTATATGCGTTTGCCGGGGATTGGGGCTAAAACAGCAGCTCGTTTAGCCTTCTTCACTTTAGATATGCGCGAAGATGACGTAAACGATTTTGCGAAGTCGTTAATCAGCGTGAAGCGTGACCTGCATTATTGTGAAGTTTGCGGAAATATCACAGAAGAACCAACTTGTGAGATTTGCCAAGATCAAACGCGAGATAAGAGTGTTGTCTTGGTTGTAGAAGAAACTAAAGATGTCATGTCATTAGAGAAGATGCGAGAATACAAAGGTCAATACCACGTCCTTCATGGTGTGTTATCACCGATGGATGGGACAGGACCAGATGATATTAATATCGCTAGTTTAATTAGTCGTCTCCATGATGATCAGATTAAAGAAGTGATTATTGCAACGAATGCAACAACTGAAGGTGAAGCGACTGCAATGTACTTATCGCGGTTGATTAAGCCGGCGGGAATTAAAGTAACGCGCCTTGCTCACGGGTTGTCAGTAGGCAGTGATATTGAATACGCGGATGAAATTACATTGCTAAAAGCAGTGGAAGGGCGCCGTGAACTATAGGATTTTAGGAGTGGAAGAGATGTCAGGATTATTTATCACGATTGAAGGGCCAGATGGTGCCGGTAAAACAAGTTTGATTAAAGGATTAGCACCGTTGCTGGAAGCAAGTTTGAAAACGGAATTGTTATTAACACGAGAACCTGGTGGCATTCCCATTTCGGAGAAAATCCGTGAAATTATCTTGGATCCTGCCCATACAACAATGGATGATCGGACTGAGGCGTTATTATATGCTGCAGCTCGTCGTCAGCATTTAGTTGAAAAAGTTATGCCAGCCTTAGCTGCTGGTAAAATTGTGTTATGTGATCGGTTTGTTGACAGTTCACTGGCATATCAAGGTGCTGGTCGAGGAATTGGCATGTCAGAAGTGGCAAGCATTAATGAATTTGCCTGTGCGGGCTTAGAGCCAGACTTAACGTTATACATTGATGTTGATTCTGAAGTTGGATTAGCTCGTATCCAAAAAGGAAGAGCAGCAGAAGATTTGGATCGCTTAGATACGGAAAGCTTAAGTTTCCATCAAAAAGTGCGAGATGGTTACTTGAGGTTAGTGAAAGATAACCCTGAACGTATCGTTTCAATTGATGGTGAGCAAAGTATTGAAGCAGTTCAAACGGCTTGTTTCGATGTCATACAAAAACGTTTTCCAAAAGTGTTTAACTAATTATAATTAGAAAGGTGGAAGTAACATGAAATTAATTATTGCGATTGTCCAAGACAAAGATAGTGGTCGGTTATCAGATGAGTTTAATAAAGTAAATGTCAGAGCAACTAAATTATCAACAACAGGTGGCTTTTTGAAAGCTGGAAATACAACATTCCTAATCGGGATTGAAGATGAACGTGTCCAAGAAGTTC from Vagococcus coleopterorum includes:
- a CDS encoding GGDEF domain-containing protein is translated as MLINHLPTFFNTYVINLSLILSSVLTYYFLSLAKSFKRAEYRRFAPQLNVQNIFDWKETLVSSFALAVATILLAYNTIPSYSKDYSLDTSYILIYLTIMFGTPLLGIFTTISFEALSTFILTKQQVDLDPAIARQYFLFVIIIVSASYGLRFWKISLFKKHVIFLTLFIILKSFFFSIYTDTFGQSSQVIDFVYQTLVYGSLFTTATLIITKIISVTKSFDSVHVAANTDGLTQAFNRFAFDQEMNRLEAIPADSQQNFCLSVIDIDNFKLINDTHGHQAGDQALIYLATLLATTGENDEINIYRTGGDEFTLLHQTNTEKARSFYNNLFHSLEQQPFEYNHKNNTLLISVGLTEVSKATTFNSTACIVKADHALYQSKEVSGNHLTFIK
- a CDS encoding helix-turn-helix domain containing protein, coding for MMRDLLDTTTKRRLAILEELNLRAGWISSNELAEHNNASLRTISNDINYLKEQGAKYFQIEISKKNGVRLNTFVNSQIAHVYSLVMRQSETFNFIEKILFNANTPIEEWAEKLFISDSSIYRIANQMKDSFSEYEIELNQRPCYLKSTHENYVRHFYTHYFAETYGVHNWPYDLDKKIIVQLSEEVYKMSGLYSDEFLLSQCSHLIAIGIIRYQQGFYYSADPQKKLPSDIMKRLYDNERFMELIYSLQLDNIDHFLNDFINNIYFLKANWLEPEKHQTIGNEINEYLNLLEIGLGVPIDEASRKHTVDALTILNYKYLDYPKSDFVLFDRYSFNIKALESSFPFFCKVVAKNLHNWENRTGFPWSTTFNNKVTYWTIITWQSLPTLLENKRPKASLLIFNDLGHAHAELLVEMINKNFMNKVETTIYPASTMFLEEADIEFVSQFDYFIANFYNDIFPKNKTIVIEPIPSDQDWAKLRHAIHRIYRGSKDSN
- a CDS encoding zinc ribbon domain-containing protein YjdM, with the protein product MSIPNCPQCQSAYAYEDRDLFICPECGNEWSSTSEAEVEAETVVKDSNGNVIVDGDAISVIKDLKVKGSSSAIKKGTNVKNIRLIDPSMNTGHDIECKIDGFGVMKLKSEFVKKI
- a CDS encoding zinc metallopeptidase — encoded protein: MYGFGPMNMMWDRTYILIIIGMVLSMLASAYVSRTFKKYADVKTKKGYTGAQVAQMILDVNNIQNVAVQPIRGELNDNYNSATKILSLSEPVANVQSVSAIGVAAHECGHAVQDAVGYKPLIWRAALVPIANFGTQVSFPLIIAGLFFGKFLITAGIVCFSAALVFQLVTLPVEFNASARALRILNEQEILDQEEMSMARHVLFAAALTYVAAAFASVLQLLRLIMIYGDRRN
- the tadA gene encoding tRNA adenosine(34) deaminase TadA codes for the protein MEQTSQLTQQEKEKYMAEAIAEAKIAESKGEVPIGAVIVYKGEVIARGHNIRETTKDATTHAELLAIQDACKKVDNWRLEECQLFVTLEPCPMCSGAIILGRLSEVYFGAMDPKAGTCGSLMNLLADDRFNHQPYLESGILEAECGELLTHFFKELRARNKKRKADGVE
- the dnaX gene encoding DNA polymerase III subunit gamma/tau codes for the protein MSYQALYRVWRSQRFDTIVGQKMVTQTLKNAIIQNKTSHAYLFTGPRGTGKTSAAKIFAKAINCPNNQEGEPCNACDICLGITEGRLNDVIEIDAASNNGVEEIRDIREKVKYAPTQATYKVYIIDEVHMLSTGAFNALLKTLEEPPSNVIFILATTEPHKIPATIISRTQRFDFKRIDTADIVEHLAHILKEMDVAYQEQSLYIIARAAEGGMRDALSIMDQALSFADGEVTVETALQVTGSLTAELMDQLLKACQKQETETAIQLLHEITSEGKESSRILDNLLLYCRDLLMYQQAPNLLANQNGQATEIFKELAESLPATTVYHYIDILSETQKEIRFTNHPDIYLEVGIVKMATASTAVPTPQAAPQNGSVMDDAVVKELTNRVAQLETALKNGAVQSADSNQGTAKKTTPAPKSTYRIPTERVYQVLGEATRSQLVQVQDAWDELLQMVSVTQRAMLKASQPVAASSKAMVLSFDYEIVCQRANEDQELHAIVLDSLQKIIQYQPNIVCIPGDSWTTLRNDFINQRTANPAAEVETPEEAPYEVPAEEEQQTASENAIVDEALDLFGDSVTEVIND
- a CDS encoding YbaB/EbfC family nucleoid-associated protein; this translates as MMRGMGNMQGMMKQVQKMQKEMMAAQENLNAQEFMGAAINDLVVVTFTGDRKMVDLTIKPEVIDPEDPEMLQDLVLTAVNDALVKIEKETEQKMGKYAQGMPGF
- the recR gene encoding recombination mediator RecR, whose amino-acid sequence is MHYPTPIAKLIESYMRLPGIGAKTAARLAFFTLDMREDDVNDFAKSLISVKRDLHYCEVCGNITEEPTCEICQDQTRDKSVVLVVEETKDVMSLEKMREYKGQYHVLHGVLSPMDGTGPDDINIASLISRLHDDQIKEVIIATNATTEGEATAMYLSRLIKPAGIKVTRLAHGLSVGSDIEYADEITLLKAVEGRREL
- the tmk gene encoding dTMP kinase, coding for MSGLFITIEGPDGAGKTSLIKGLAPLLEASLKTELLLTREPGGIPISEKIREIILDPAHTTMDDRTEALLYAAARRQHLVEKVMPALAAGKIVLCDRFVDSSLAYQGAGRGIGMSEVASINEFACAGLEPDLTLYIDVDSEVGLARIQKGRAAEDLDRLDTESLSFHQKVRDGYLRLVKDNPERIVSIDGEQSIEAVQTACFDVIQKRFPKVFN
- a CDS encoding cyclic-di-AMP receptor; translation: MKLIIAIVQDKDSGRLSDEFNKVNVRATKLSTTGGFLKAGNTTFLIGIEDERVQEVLDLIEEYCQAREQYMTSPVSLDVNMDSYFSVPIPVQVGGATVFIMPVESFHQF